TGGGAGCCAGGACGGGACGGCCCATGCTACATCACGGTCTCCACGGACCGAGGGGCGTACGGCCTGTCCCATCCTGTTTCGTATTAACGAATGTGCATACAGACACTTCAATATGAATATACAAGGGGCGTATGGCATACGCCCTTCTCCGGATTCTCCCGATCCAACGCCCACTGAGCGGGATTGTTCACGATATATTCTCGAACCCGTTGCAGTTCCTCGTCATTACGAAGGACATGATCGTAATAGTTGCGTTGCCAGACCGCGGCTCTTGGCGTCCCACGCATTTCGTTTATCCACTTCGTCGTCGCGGACTTAAATCCGCGCACGACGGCGCCGAGAGTCTGCGACGGTGAGTGGAATTTTTCGGAGGGCGTATGCAATACGCCCCTACGGGAGCTTTCTATTGCTTCCAATGCATGAAAGTGATTTGGCATCACTACGTATTCATCCAACGCTACTTGCGACCGAATAGTGGGCGTCCGGATCCATTCCGAAACAACAATTCTTCCCGTATCGTTCAGAACCATGGCACCGTCAACCACATCGCCAAATATGCATGCTCGGTTGTTAACAGAGAGTGTTATGAAATAGGCCCCGGCATCGCCATAGTCGTAGTGCGGCAAACGAATCGAGCGGCGCTGTCGATTTGAAATGCCATCCACCATCGTCACTGACTCCTCGACCTTGACTCCGCTCTCTCTCCCGTAGGGGCGTATTGCATACGCCCATCCGACTAACCCTTCATCCCAAACAGCCGCATTGCATTACCGCCAAGAATCTTTTCCTTGTCCGCATCCGATATCCCCTTCATCGCCTTGATCGGCGCGATGGTATTCGGCCAGGTGGAGATCGCGTCGCCGTGGTCGAAGTCGCTGCCGATGATGATGTTGTGGTTGGGCCAGACCTCGACGATCTGCGGTAGGTAATCTTCCCAGGCGATGGCGGCGATGTAAAGTTGGTCGAAATAGTCGCTCGGTGCGCGTTTGAGTTTGTCGCGTTTGCGGAAAAAATCATTCACCGAAGTCGTGCCTGGCGATGTGGTCAATGTATGGTGATTGAGCGTCGTCATCAGCCAGGGCACCCAGCCGATGCCGCCTTCGAAAAATGAAAT
This window of the Deltaproteobacteria bacterium genome carries:
- a CDS encoding transposase; this translates as MVDGISNRQRRSIRLPHYDYGDAGAYFITLSVNNRACIFGDVVDGAMVLNDTGRIVVSEWIRTPTIRSQVALDEYVVMPNHFHALEAIESSRRGVLHTPSEKFHSPSQTLGAVVRGFKSATTKWINEMRGTPRAAVWQRNYYDHVLRNDEELQRVREYIVNNPAQWALDRENPEKGVCHTPLVYSY